One genomic window of Candidatus Hydrogenedentota bacterium includes the following:
- a CDS encoding DUF4143 domain-containing protein, whose translation MDVGQAAGQGGGATPETSESEEDVEGALSTPQRHLVLKGVVFYLEISVDCIEISRYARSFGASDTAVRAYLDHLAAALVVRQLQPWHENLSKRQVRAPKVYLADSGIMHTLLNLRTQRDVEAHPKCGASWEGFAIEQVRVALGAERSECFFWSTHAGAELDLLVVRGRTRLGFEIKRTTAPQVTPSMRHALADLKLNRLDVIHAGDTTFALAKNIRAVSIVRLLTDLKPMQQHALLRQRAVRIACVLQTPCKRFCSVCRLDVQRLRSPLQSPLRNPAW comes from the coding sequence ATCGACGTTGGGCAAGCGGCTGGCCAAGGCGGCGGCGCGACGCCCGAAACGAGCGAAAGTGAGGAAGACGTCGAGGGGGCGCTCTCCACTCCGCAACGTCATTTGGTCTTGAAGGGCGTTGTTTTCTACCTTGAAATTTCGGTTGACTGCATCGAGATTTCAAGGTATGCGCGGTCGTTTGGCGCTTCGGACACGGCGGTCAGGGCTTATCTCGACCATTTGGCCGCCGCGCTTGTCGTGCGGCAACTGCAGCCGTGGCACGAAAACCTGTCCAAGCGACAGGTGCGCGCGCCGAAAGTGTATTTGGCCGACAGCGGAATCATGCACACGCTGCTGAATCTGAGGACGCAGCGCGATGTGGAAGCGCATCCGAAGTGCGGCGCGTCGTGGGAAGGGTTTGCGATCGAGCAGGTTCGGGTGGCGTTGGGCGCGGAGCGATCCGAATGTTTCTTCTGGTCAACGCACGCGGGGGCAGAGCTCGATTTGCTTGTTGTGCGCGGGCGGACGCGACTGGGGTTTGAGATCAAGCGCACTACGGCGCCGCAGGTTACGCCGTCCATGCGGCACGCGCTCGCGGATTTAAAGCTGAATCGATTGGACGTGATCCACGCGGGGGATACGACGTTTGCGCTGGCGAAGAATATACGGGCCGTTTCGATCGTGCGCCTTCTAACCGACCTCAAACCGATGCAGCAGCATGCCTTGCTACGACAACGGGCGGTGAGAATTGCATGCGTACTACAAACGCCGTGCAAACGCTTTTGCTCAGTATGTCGGCTTGACGTGCAAAGGCTTAGATCGCCCCTTCAATCCCCTCTGAGAAATCCGGCGTGGTAG
- a CDS encoding type II toxin-antitoxin system VapC family toxin has protein sequence MIFVDTSAWFAAFVPTDRNFAAATEWVRANNDRLVTTDFIVDELIIPLGRRGERKRSKLVHESLFQEQCAVLEYVTPADFMKAWDVHEAFQDKEWSFTDCTSYVVMQRMGIQSAFSFDMHFRQFATVVVVP, from the coding sequence GTGATCTTTGTCGACACGAGCGCCTGGTTCGCCGCATTTGTTCCCACCGATCGCAATTTTGCCGCCGCCACCGAGTGGGTTCGAGCCAATAATGACCGACTTGTGACAACGGACTTTATTGTGGACGAGTTGATAATCCCGCTCGGCCGTCGCGGCGAACGCAAGCGCAGCAAACTTGTTCACGAATCGCTGTTTCAGGAACAGTGCGCGGTCCTTGAATACGTGACACCCGCAGATTTCATGAAAGCGTGGGACGTACATGAAGCGTTCCAGGACAAAGAATGGAGCTTCACCGATTGCACCAGTTATGTTGTGATGCAGCGGATGGGTATTCAGTCGGCGTTCTCCTTTGACATGCATTTCAGACAATTCGCTACGGTCGTCGTCGTGCCGTAG
- a CDS encoding Glu/Leu/Phe/Val dehydrogenase, which translates to MKVGNKLEEYVRSSEPSTRSAQLLLESAKRLKVSDEAIQEIIKPCAVHIQRLSVPILGTVVNIISGIVLHDRARGPYKGGIRLAPDVDLWETTELARLMTLKTALADIELGGGKSGISVDLRALYTHMTKAKRFAGEYREFERIAKADIMTEFAKCFGQLFASHDYIPAPDMGTSGAEMVRIYNETKDPASVTGKPDGIEGWLPGRAESTGYGVYHVILRDMERRGIAPEQCSIALQGFGKVGSYAARYLYEEGARIVAVTDISGGAHDAKGLDIDALGAHVKKAGGIAGFDAKRITNDTLFRLKCDYLIPAASGHVINDTNAAGIGAACVVEAANMPVTFEGMKTLDRRGIAILPDAYANAGGVIASNLEYRHALGGIKFTREQTLAEIRARLDDAYTACEPILARGRTLTEATVDVALMRVYETMVNRSLL; encoded by the coding sequence ATGAAGGTCGGCAATAAACTCGAAGAGTACGTGCGGAGCAGCGAGCCTTCGACACGCTCGGCGCAACTGCTGCTCGAAAGCGCCAAGCGCCTCAAAGTTTCCGACGAGGCCATTCAGGAAATCATCAAACCGTGTGCAGTTCACATTCAGCGCCTCTCCGTGCCCATTCTCGGCACCGTTGTGAACATCATCTCCGGCATCGTTCTGCACGATCGCGCGCGCGGACCGTATAAGGGCGGGATTCGGCTCGCGCCCGATGTCGATCTGTGGGAGACAACCGAACTCGCGCGCCTCATGACACTCAAGACGGCGCTGGCGGACATCGAACTCGGCGGCGGCAAATCGGGCATCAGCGTGGACCTTCGCGCGCTGTACACGCACATGACGAAGGCGAAGCGCTTTGCGGGCGAGTACCGTGAGTTCGAGCGCATCGCGAAAGCCGACATCATGACCGAATTCGCGAAATGTTTCGGCCAGTTGTTTGCAAGCCACGATTACATCCCCGCGCCGGATATGGGTACCAGCGGCGCGGAGATGGTCCGCATCTACAACGAGACGAAAGACCCCGCGTCGGTCACCGGCAAACCGGACGGCATCGAAGGCTGGCTGCCCGGCCGAGCCGAATCGACCGGCTACGGCGTTTACCACGTCATACTCCGCGACATGGAGCGCAGGGGCATCGCGCCGGAGCAGTGCTCGATCGCGCTTCAAGGTTTCGGCAAAGTAGGGTCGTACGCCGCACGCTACCTTTACGAAGAAGGCGCCCGCATCGTCGCCGTCACGGACATCTCCGGCGGCGCACACGATGCGAAAGGCCTCGATATCGATGCGCTCGGCGCGCACGTGAAGAAGGCCGGCGGCATCGCGGGATTCGATGCAAAACGGATCACAAACGACACGTTGTTCCGCCTGAAATGCGATTACCTCATTCCCGCGGCGAGCGGCCACGTCATCAATGACACGAATGCAGCTGGCATCGGCGCTGCGTGTGTCGTGGAAGCCGCGAACATGCCGGTCACTTTCGAAGGAATGAAGACGCTCGATCGCCGGGGGATCGCGATCCTCCCGGACGCATATGCGAATGCAGGCGGCGTGATCGCGTCGAACCTCGAGTACCGCCACGCCCTCGGCGGCATCAAGTTCACCCGCGAACAGACGCTTGCCGAAATTCGCGCGCGCCTCGACGACGCCTACACCGCCTGCGAGCCAATCCTCGCCCGGGGCCGCACGCTCACCGAAGCCACCGTGGATGTGGCGTTGATGCGCGTCTACGAGACGATGGTCAACCGCAGTCTGCTGTAG
- a CDS encoding response regulator, translated as MALILVADDHEDTIAALSAELEAEGHKVICVSSGADAYERVLADGPGAVFLGPALAIHDGYETCSMLRADPDVPERLPVLLLGDTDLDRRRMERAGATGSFPREHGSADVRELLSRILSA; from the coding sequence ATGGCCCTGATACTTGTCGCGGACGACCACGAGGACACGATCGCCGCATTGTCGGCAGAACTCGAGGCGGAAGGGCACAAGGTCATTTGCGTGTCGTCGGGCGCGGATGCGTACGAGCGGGTCCTCGCGGACGGCCCCGGCGCGGTGTTTCTGGGGCCGGCGCTTGCGATTCACGACGGGTACGAGACGTGTTCGATGCTGAGGGCAGACCCGGACGTGCCGGAGCGATTGCCGGTACTGCTCCTCGGCGACACTGACTTGGACCGGCGGCGAATGGAACGGGCGGGCGCGACCGGATCGTTTCCGCGAGAGCACGGATCGGCCGACGTGCGCGAACTGCTCAGTCGAATCCTGTCCGCGTGA
- a CDS encoding Gfo/Idh/MocA family oxidoreductase, whose product MAKMKLRVGVIGVGAIADEKHLPNWQELEAEGRVELIGVCDIVSERAHEMAAKYGARVVHTDYKKMLADDKYDIIDVCTQNRHHAPITIASLKAGAHVIVEKPMAMNSAECRAMIQAAETNKRKLMVAQFMRFEPDSEKLKEVIDAGRLGTIYSANATYLRRRGIPGWGKFHIAKESLGGPLIDIGVHVLDLAIWLMGCPKPIAASGKVYRMFGDREDLCNAEWGEPYDRKEFDVEDYASAYVRFERDITLTMEVSWAANIENERSGVSILGDKAGISTSPLGLYGYENRSLTTTRFDWLPPQSGHRMEIRHFTECVERNRPVRVKPEESLRVQQIIDAIYESSRTNAEVPIKAT is encoded by the coding sequence ATGGCCAAGATGAAGTTGCGGGTTGGGGTCATCGGGGTTGGCGCAATCGCCGACGAAAAACACCTGCCGAACTGGCAAGAGCTCGAGGCGGAAGGCCGCGTCGAGCTGATCGGAGTCTGTGACATCGTTTCCGAGCGCGCGCACGAAATGGCGGCGAAGTATGGCGCCCGCGTCGTTCACACCGACTATAAGAAGATGCTTGCCGATGACAAATACGACATCATCGACGTCTGCACACAGAACAGACATCACGCGCCGATCACAATCGCCTCGCTAAAGGCCGGCGCGCATGTCATCGTCGAAAAGCCGATGGCTATGAACAGCGCCGAATGCCGCGCGATGATTCAGGCCGCCGAAACGAACAAGCGTAAGCTGATGGTTGCGCAATTCATGCGCTTCGAGCCGGATTCCGAAAAACTCAAGGAAGTAATCGACGCGGGCCGGCTTGGCACGATCTACTCCGCCAACGCCACCTACCTGCGCCGCCGCGGAATCCCGGGCTGGGGCAAGTTCCACATTGCCAAAGAATCGTTGGGCGGCCCTCTCATTGATATTGGCGTCCACGTTCTCGATCTCGCGATCTGGCTCATGGGGTGTCCCAAGCCCATCGCCGCGTCGGGCAAGGTATACCGAATGTTCGGCGATCGCGAAGACCTGTGCAACGCCGAGTGGGGGGAACCCTACGATAGAAAAGAGTTCGACGTGGAAGACTACGCGTCCGCCTACGTCCGCTTCGAACGGGATATCACGTTGACGATGGAAGTGTCCTGGGCCGCCAATATCGAAAACGAACGCAGCGGCGTTTCCATTCTGGGCGACAAGGCCGGCATCTCGACCAGCCCCCTCGGCCTCTATGGATACGAAAACCGCTCGCTGACAACGACCCGCTTCGACTGGCTGCCGCCGCAAAGCGGTCACCGGATGGAAATTCGCCATTTCACCGAATGTGTCGAGCGGAACCGCCCGGTGCGGGTGAAGCCGGAAGAGTCCCTCCGCGTCCAGCAGATTATCGACGCCATCTATGAGTCCAGCCGAACGAACGCGGAGGTCCCCATCAAAGCCACGTGA